In a genomic window of Erigeron canadensis isolate Cc75 chromosome 5, C_canadensis_v1, whole genome shotgun sequence:
- the LOC122601307 gene encoding uncharacterized protein LOC122601307, with translation MAKVKWSEINSERLRGRNFWEMYAYDNTSWGWKMILKNRSLLRNHIVYRLVDGMNTSALYDNWHIAGPLSSFISYRDAYDEDFSIKSKVFDVVVNGDWNWPMELVEKYPVLVSTPAPILSNNRRDKILWKKKSGRAVDFSVSEVFHTLSDDCDDVKWAGVVWFSQNIPRHSFILWLAIKNRLKTQDKFDWVEGNNPKCVFCNLQSDSHNHLFFECSYSKKVWREMKIVANFDGVPDSWDSIVDWCENVNWNRAISSVVQRLVLGASVYFIWLERNLRIFQGKKRNVSDLCSIIKNVVRARLIGLKILRTDKALEVAKVWNFCLNEGLNEYNSKQRWIMTEDCLMFVDETICLNVCDSSWYKYGGLRYWASFY, from the exons ATGGCTAAGGTGAAGTGGTCTGAG ATTAATTCTGAAAGGCTAAGGGGTAGGAACTTTTGGGAAATGTATGCTTATGATAATACCAGTTGGGGTTGGAAAATGATCCTTAAGAATAGAAGTTTGTTGAGAAATCATATTGTGTATAGGTTGGTTGATGGTATGAACACCTCTGCTCTCTATGATAATTGGCATATTGCTGGCCCTCTGAGTAGTTTTATTTCATACAGAGATGCCTATGATGAAGATTTCTCAATTAAATCAAAGGTTTTTGATGTAGTTGTAAATGGTGATTGGAATTGGCCTATGGAATTGGTGGAAAAATATCCTGTTTTAGTTAGTACTCCTGCTCCTATTCTTTCTAATAATAGAAGAGACAAAATCTTATGGAAAAAGAAGTCAGGAAGAGCTGTTGATTTTTCTGTTTCAGAGGTATTTCATACTCTTAGTGATGATTGTGATGATGTGAAATGGGCAGGTGTAGTTTGGTTCAGTCAAAACATCCCTAGACATTCTTTTATTTTGTGGCTTGCTATTAAAAATAGGCTTAAAACACAAGATAAATTTGACTGGGTGGAAGGAAATAATCCTAAGTGTGTATTCTGTAACTTGCAAAGTGATAGCcataatcatttattttttgaatgttcTTATTCAAAAAAAGTATGGAGGGAAATGAAGATTGTGGCTAATTTTGATGGTGTGCCTGATAGTTGGGACAGTATTGTTGATTGGTGTGAGAATGTAAATTGGAATAGAGCTATTTCAAGTGTGGTGCAAAGATTGGTTTTGGGTGCTTCGGTTTACTTTATTTGGTTGGAGAGAAATTTAAGAATTTTTCAAGGAAAGAAGAGAAATGTTTCTGATTTGTGTTCTATTATTAAGAATGTAGTGAGAGCAAGACTTATTGGATTGAAGATTTTACGTACTGATAAAGCATTGGAAGTGGCAAAGGTTTGGAATTTCTGTCTGAATGAAGGATTGAATGAGTATAATTCAAAACAAAGATGGATAATGACTGAAGATTGTTTAATGTTTGTTGATGAAACAATTTGTTTGAATGTCTGTGATAGTTCATGGTATAAATATGGTGGACTCAGGTATTGGGCTAGTTTTTACTAG